One window from the genome of Pungitius pungitius chromosome 14, fPunPun2.1, whole genome shotgun sequence encodes:
- the gnmt gene encoding glycine N-methyltransferase — translation MSADGVFRTRSLGVAAEGLPDQYADGKAAKVWELYIGDTQSRTQEYKSWVVSLLREHGVQRILDVACGTGVDSIMLVEEGFKTVSVDASDKMLKYALKSRWERRREPAFDQWVIEEANWLTLPDDIKKPGAGFDAVICLGNSFAHLPDFKGDQSDQKLALQNIASMVRPGGILIIDHRNYDYILETGQAPQGKNIYYKSDLTQDISTSVLWVNNKPHMITLDYTIHVPKAAVENLPEVSKFRLSYYPHCLESFKGLLRGAFGGKMEHSVYGDFQTYVAGQSKAPCYFIHVCKKAA, via the exons ATGTCGGCCGACGGCGTGTTCAGGACCCGCTCTCTCGGTGTCGCCGCCGAGGGACTTCCGGACCAGTACGCCGACGGCAAAGCGGCGAAAGTCTGGGAGCTGTACATCGGGGACACTCAGAGCAGGACTCAGGAGTACAAAAGCTGGGTGGTGTCTCTGCTGAGAGAGCACGGCGTGCAGAGGATACTGGATGTAGCCTGCGGAACAGG CGTCGACTCCATCATGTTGGTGGAGGAAGGCTTTAAGACGGTGAGCGTGGACGCCAGCGACAAAATGCTCAAGTACGCCCTGAAGTCGAGatgggagaggagaagagagccgGCGTTTGATCAGTGGG TGATCGAAGAGGCCAACTGGTTGACGTTACCAGACGACATTAAGAAACCAGGCGCCGGCTTCGACGCCGTCATCTGCCTCGGGAACTCGTTTGCCCACCTGCCCGACTTTAAAG GGGACCAGAGCGACCAAAAGTTGGCCCTCCAGAATATCGCCAGCATGGTGAGACCGGGTGGCATCCTCATCATCGACCATCGGAATTACGACTACATCCTGGAGACGGGCCAGGCTCCTCAAGGCAAGAACATCTACTACAAG AGTGACCTGACTCAGGACATCTCCACCTCGGTGCTGTGGGTCAACAACAAGCCCCACATGATCACCCTGGACTACACCATCCACGTGCCCAAGGCCGCCGTGGAGAATCTGCCCGAAGTCAG CAAGTTCCGGCTGTCCTACTACCCTCACTGCCTGGAGAGCTTTAAGGGCTTGCTGAGGGGGGCCTTCGGCGGCAAAATGGAGCACAGCGTGTACGGAGACTTCCAGACGTACGTGGCGGGCCAGTCCAAGGCGCCGTGCTACTTCATCCACGTCTGCAAGAAAGCCGCCTGA